A window from Salvia miltiorrhiza cultivar Shanhuang (shh) chromosome 2, IMPLAD_Smil_shh, whole genome shotgun sequence encodes these proteins:
- the LOC131012233 gene encoding mitochondrial outer membrane import complex protein METAXIN-like isoform X1: MEDGRGQREALTLVARKPSFSLPTACPNCLPAYIYLKFANIPFTLEFNLIHPDSDQIPFVESGDYVAYNNENGGVLQKLKEDDIVDLDAEVSGIPEWVSFKVMVESWLADAVLYELWVGSDGKSAHKIYYSDLPWPIGNILYYKQVYAVKQLLGITSENAERREEEIYRRATVAYSALSARLREQTFFFEDRPTSLDAVFLGHALFTLLALPETSVLRSKLLGHANLVKYAENLKLEYIDASSSSSSVPQSDPSSSASKRGPSYWSSKPKSKPTREKTEEEKKFRRRAKYFLATQLVAVLIFLSILGGSNDAEVELGDDDDGFGYE, encoded by the exons ATGGAAGATGGGAGAGGCCAAAGAGAGGCGCTGACACTTGTGGCAAGAAAGCCCAGTTTCTCGCTGCCCACCGCTTGCCCCAACTGTCTGCCTGCTTACATTTATCTTAAATTTGCCAACATCCCTTTCACTTTGGaattcaatctcatccatcctGATTCTG ATCAGATACCCTTTGTTGAGTCTGGTGATTATGTTGCTTATAACAATGAGAACGGTGGGGTCCTTCAGAAATTAAAGGAAGATGACATTGTTGACTTGGATGCTGAGGTGAGTGGTATACCTGAATGGGTATCATTTAAGGTGATGGTTGAGTCATGGCTTGCTGATGCAGTCTTGTATGAACTATGGGTGGGTTCTGATGGCAAGTCAGCACACAAGATTTATTACTCTGATCTCCCTTGGCCAATAGGAAATATTTTGTACTATAAGCAAGTCTATGCGGTGAAACAACTACTTGGGATAACATCAGAGAATGCAGAAAGAAGGGAAGAAGAG ATATATAGAAGAGCAACTGTTGCATATAGTGCTTTGTCAGCTAGGTTGAGAGAACAAACCTTTTTCTTTGAAGATAG GCCAACAAGTTTGGATGCAGTTTTCCTTGGGCATGCTCTGTTTACGCTTCTTGCTTTACCT GAAACATCTGTTCTAAGAAGTAAGCTCTTGGGTCATGCTAATCTTGTGAAGTATGCTGAGAATCTTAAACTGGAGTACATAGATGCCAGTTCGTCATCTTCATCAGTTCCTCAGTCAGATCCCTCATCATCAGCTTCAAAACGAGGCCCTTCATATTGGA GTTCGAAGCCAAAGAGCAAACCTACTAGGGAGAAGACAGAGGAAGAGAAGAAGTTCAGGAGACGCGCTAAATACTTTCTTGCTACTCAGCTTGTTGCTGTTTTGATTTTCCTTTCCATTCTTGGGGGATCTAATGATGCTGAAGTAGAGCTTGGTGATGATGATGACGGCTTCGGTTATGAGTAG
- the LOC131012233 gene encoding mitochondrial outer membrane import complex protein METAXIN-like isoform X2: MEDGRGQREALTLVARKPSFSLPTACPNCLPAYIYLKFANIPFTLEFNLIHPDSDQIPFVESGDYVAYNNENGGVLQKLKEDDIVDLDAEVSGIPEWVSFKVMVESWLADAVLYELWVGSDGKSAHKIYYSDLPWPIGNILYYKQVYAVKQLLGITSENAERREEEIYRRATVAYSALSARLREQTFFFEDRPTSLDAVFLGHALFTLLALPVSTSNGYI, encoded by the exons ATGGAAGATGGGAGAGGCCAAAGAGAGGCGCTGACACTTGTGGCAAGAAAGCCCAGTTTCTCGCTGCCCACCGCTTGCCCCAACTGTCTGCCTGCTTACATTTATCTTAAATTTGCCAACATCCCTTTCACTTTGGaattcaatctcatccatcctGATTCTG ATCAGATACCCTTTGTTGAGTCTGGTGATTATGTTGCTTATAACAATGAGAACGGTGGGGTCCTTCAGAAATTAAAGGAAGATGACATTGTTGACTTGGATGCTGAGGTGAGTGGTATACCTGAATGGGTATCATTTAAGGTGATGGTTGAGTCATGGCTTGCTGATGCAGTCTTGTATGAACTATGGGTGGGTTCTGATGGCAAGTCAGCACACAAGATTTATTACTCTGATCTCCCTTGGCCAATAGGAAATATTTTGTACTATAAGCAAGTCTATGCGGTGAAACAACTACTTGGGATAACATCAGAGAATGCAGAAAGAAGGGAAGAAGAG ATATATAGAAGAGCAACTGTTGCATATAGTGCTTTGTCAGCTAGGTTGAGAGAACAAACCTTTTTCTTTGAAGATAG GCCAACAAGTTTGGATGCAGTTTTCCTTGGGCATGCTCTGTTTACGCTTCTTGCTTTACCTGTGAGTACTTCTAATGGTTATATTTGA